One genomic region from Cyclopterus lumpus isolate fCycLum1 chromosome 20, fCycLum1.pri, whole genome shotgun sequence encodes:
- the LOC117749346 gene encoding LOW QUALITY PROTEIN: basic helix-loop-helix domain-containing protein USF3 (The sequence of the model RefSeq protein was modified relative to this genomic sequence to represent the inferred CDS: deleted 1 base in 1 codon), whose translation MPEMTETQTPGRKPKKKKNKESHNAVERHRKEKINAGINRIGNLLPCSKALKQSKNMILDQAHRYITELKKQNDTLLLEGGDKVQAEEIRRLRRQMEELRRESAQYIELLKAHDINILEDPTIHWKGKQRCTKVATVTPTHQLPKGIVVYSSGIVKCQEGKETSPTKQPSETLILQPPSEVSARLRVNGALLQVNTSSSTPTLLPGSMATPNQSTTGLRMIEQCVVETPAAAPTLPPSVSYITLQIPAATTALSQQPQPAAPVPTLTIAVTSASQLPTESPAQPLSNLTTLTQAIATSRAATSEVCSWAPQDAAMRTVSYTAIHNSQALLRAGAAGSTQTTWTTLQMAGNTVQPVCQSLPTPEVINTTQTVQQVTVCPMGHAPSVQPIQIQMQPHVPVQQAPTTAHIQAQPFQRPTQLRPAILNQVKPQPVLAPQPQCAVLSQSAIVPQPAVVSHSAVVPSQPQSVVLKPASLVPHHPTTLMPQPQHIPQPALVPQPQTTVLPLLQTMQVLQVNPTGGTASGVTAQQNTNNPSVVILQQASSCPTQSVVREEITNQQPCQHIVIIQAPNQIAPTPQNPQVGMVPAAVPIAVPVVSTQISTTSSSTSATSLQSVGGKQLVHILPRPVQPHVNHPLQVTQASSSPPVPSTPQTITVNGQVFALQPMKTSDKSSSHAGQSTLQLVQPTTTEEPTTNVALNSLGALSSLNQSISQGLPLTISSQTNGQLPAAQLSVVQQKQPLASVPGTALALPARQLQVPSVNPVKSGLVGNASKSRGKRLRTTLNTKRATAKRTKPTKKKELSEAPHVIAVSVKPVVAAGESQTDKVSVSEVLQSSTVKVMDIPPTCTTAVTTTDGSEAVGNITSTQNTPIMIVCSSSSDSTVFRQSHPQSKSSVSETRSDVVLGNTSGVATAVTTINATSVKPTVSAAMAIESKPSIVAGNNSALTKLLVPEVKQPTTSSATSMTQSKSAATTSVSKQSKSVVSSEGATETLYTPTTVSTACLTPVCTSSIPETAPVSLNQSTQTTCMTVCRPHQVSNAQDPLPCNKPQSQPTTLPLVSTTVALSLPAASFSAAHSSVTAPTTSSEFRKRGTTSRAPTQQTIVNIPHPSPCHPVEIKPPQPPRRDRESQVERHSTAAEKDRLVAATSGTPSRKDFALSQQVYTNLDDQTIEQPLTASRQTDSPMSSGAGGGRGFSVASMLPQGHTISASSGSFGTFTFTSEQAEMLALAMLEQDSPGRRSGSCSGNTASTNPTAATWEQPKAPMVSNSKERGSTGQQAKVTKPTDTVTVKPTVQVSVRGHAEEVPNGSRHPQNISYSQSLSHVQSQSSSQSGTVASLSVNNLIRPSSSQQPYPGSPSLALQQGSVPSPVGSSAHISQPPNHTISPCSGAAQLNEYTPLKTALMRAQTGVGVGERQVKIISKRQAQDEVMLNTGKRPKPCPPPSATTVSHMDLKAPDHSQMMVGQLPSTPSAVMMGINSENGGHLFSTNSFMSPVVRPTDGHCPPQGPLEQNQPGVLHLPQGHPQHAATQPGQHLGGNPYIKQQQQEQQRHHLYHLQHHLTQPDPAQHHSLHQRALQQQQQQQQQQQQQQQQQQQQQQQQQQQQQQQQQQQQQQQQHVQKKRGLVRGSQTGSPVGLQQKQHHLEKSGVQQQHSHQQQQTQHQPHTQQQHQQSHQQSQQHQHQQAHPQQHQQQTHQQQPLPQQHQQHQQQQQQQLQQQQSSHSRHQQHLQQQIQQQQQQQQHFRHQEKSCEALAVGSRVHHSGHLGQQDHLKPGQDHNAMQRMMSTRTLEQQLIPPPSNPVSRSSDLACAPSRQERHRVSSYSAEALIGKSSTSGEQQQRMGLHLQPGRGATQEQPDLRGYLDTSRGKAGIAHNPQNRLPADHPGSADVQRVSECPPFKTMGGVHQLGGFEAQVSRGSDMVAKSVPSSQRGPQGQQQGGFRMGVGPPPDGRNRYSAAHPGSQGVQVGLPREQEGCHQSFMQSLLSPHLPEQSNHQRAVQCCPPVSMEYSCLPGSSSGDLQAKASSPSGPQTQKAPSMRLGEGNKGHISQVSSNMHGGPGVRTGLPHPLTPHSSSEPGRSSAPSRPPTAVNQHSRHLGRDTQPTKLRPGDRPRSGTLRQSNPFEPEGHLPLPSGGGVLLSRPQSGGEARRSTIVRFMADTAQVPSDNNLVPDQHLTQNFGFPFIPEGGMNPPPPINANSTFIPPVSQPNASRTPSLLPVEPQNTLPSFYPSYSPAAHPSLPSDVTLQYFPNQMFTSPNADKGSAPPLNNRFGSILSPPRPVGFGQASFPLLPDMPPMPIANSSGITPHISNFSLTSLFPEIATGMPTDASAMPMSPLLSLSNTSASDTGKQPNRPAHNISHILGHDGSSAV comes from the exons ATGCCAGAGATGACTGAAACTCAGACACCTGGTCGTAAACCCAA aaagaagaaaaacaaagaatctCACAATGCAG TtgagagacacagaaaagagaagATTAATGCTGGGATTAACCGCATTGGTAATCTACTCCCCTGTTCCAAGGCACTCAAACAG AGTAAGAACATGATCTTGGATCAGGCCCATCGTTACATCACTGAACTGAAGAAACAAAATGATACATTGCTTCTGGAAGGAGGAGATAAAGTCCAAG CGGAGGAGATCCGTCGGCTGCGGCGTcagatggaggagctgaggagggagAGTGCTCAGTACATCGAGCTCCTTAAAGCCCATGATATTAACATTTTAGAAGACCCCACTATTCACTGGAAGGGCAAACAGCGTTGCACCAAGGTGGCAACGGTGACCCCCACTCACCAACTCCCAAAAGGGATTGTCGTCTACTCCAGTGGCATTGTAAAGTGCCAAGAAGGAAAGGAGACTAGCCCAACAAAACAGCCTTCTGAAACATTGATTCTTCAGCCGCCTTCAGAGGTCAGTGCCAGGTTGAGAGTTAACGGAGCCCTGTTGCAAGTTAATACCTCTTCTTCCACCCCTACACTTCTCCCTGGGTCGATGGCCACACCCAACCAGTCTACAACAGGTCTGAGAATGATAGAGCAGTGTGTGGTCGAGACACCGGCTGCAGCCCCCACTCTTCCACCCTCAGTGTCTTACATCACCCTCCAGATCCCAGCAGCCACCACAGCCCTTTCCCAACAACCACAACCTGCCGCCCCAGTCCCGACCCTCACCATAGCAGTCACATCAGCGTCACAGCTCCCCACTGAAAGCCCTGCGCAGCCCTTGTCCAATCTGACCACACTCACCCAGGCTATAGCTACATCCAGAGCAGCAACCTCAGAGGTTTGTTCATGGGCCCCACAGGATGCTGCCATGAGGACTGTAAGTTACACTGCTATCCACAACAGCCAAGCCCTTCTTAGGGCTGGGGCGGCAGGCAGCACACAGACGACCTGGACAACGCTGCAGATGGCGGGAAACACAGTGCAGCCAGTCTGCCAGAGTCTCCCCACCCCAGAGGTCATCAATACCACTCAGACTGTCCAGCAGGTGACTGTGTGTCCAATGGGACACGCACCCTCTGTTCAGCCCATTCAAATACAGATGCAACCACATGTGCCCGTTCAGCAAGCACCCACTACAGCACACATTCAAGCACAGCCCTTTCAGAGACCAACCCAGCTACGGCCAGCAATCCTGAATCAAGTAAAGCCTCAGCCCGTTCTAGCCCCCCAACCACAGTGTGCTGTTCTCTCCCAGTCAGCCATAGTACCCCAGCCAGCTGTGGTGTCCCACTCTGCCGTCGTGCCGTCGCAGCCCCAGTCTGTTGTACTTAAACCAGCGTCATTGGTTCCCCATCATCCGACCACCCTCATGCCTCAGCCTCAGCACATCCCTCAGCCAGCCCTGGTGCCCCAGCCACAGACCACTGTGCTGCCCCTCCTTCAGACCATGCAGGTGCTGCAGGTCAACCCAACTGGAGGGACAGCCTCAGGTGTAACAGCCCAGCAGAACACTAACAACCCAAGTGTGGTCATCCTGCAACAGGCCAGTTCTTGTCCAACCCAGTCAGTTGTAAGGGAGGAAATAACAAATCAGCAACCATGTCAACATATTGTAATCATCCAGGCACCCAATCAAATTGCTCCTACCCCTCAGAATCCTCAGGTTGGCATGGTGCCTGCCGCTGTTCCCATTGCAGTACCTGTTGTGTCCACTCAGATATCCACAACCAGTAGTTCAACATCTGCCACTTCCTTACAGAGTGTAGGGGGAAAGCAACTGGTGCACATTCTCCCACGTCCTGTTCAGCCTCATGTGAACCATCCTCTTCAGGTCACACAGGCCTCCTCTTCACCACCGGTTCCTTCAACCCCACAGACGATCACTGTGAATGGCCAGGTGTTTGCTTTGCAGCCCATGAAGACCTCTGACAAATCCAGTTCCCATGCTGGCCAGAGTACACTCCAGCTGGTCCAGCCCACCACCACTGAGGAACCAACTACTAATGTGGCCCTCAACAGTTTAGGTGCACTCAGCAGTCTCAATCAGAGCATCTCTCAGGGCCTTCCACTTACCATTTCTAGCCAGACTAAtggtcagcttccagctgctcAATTATCAGTAGTCCAACAGAAGCAGCCTCTGGCATCTGTCCCTGGAACCGCACTTGCTCTGCCGGCCCGGCAGCTACAAGTGCCTTCTGTCAACCCAGTCAAGTCAGGGTTGGTGGGTAATGCCTCAAAAAGTCGAGGAAAGAGGCTTCGCACAACTTTGAATACAAAGAGGGCGACAGCTAAAAGGACTAAACCAACCAAAAAGAAAGAGCTCAGTGAGGCACCACATGTCATTGCCGTTTCAGTCAAGCCTGTGGTAGCTGCAGGAGAAAGTCAGACAGATAAAGTTTCAGTATCTGAAGTTTTACAGTCCTCGACAGTAAAAGTCATGGACATTCCCCCTACTTGTACCACAGCTGTCACAACGACAGATGGCAGTGAAGCTGTAGGGAATATCACCTCTACACAA AACACTCCGATAATGATTGTGTGTAGTTCATCGAGTGATTCAACTGTATTTAGGCAATCCCATCCACAGAGCAAAAGCTCCGTCAGTGAAACTCGGTCTGATGTTGTGCTCGGTAACACTAGTGGTGTGGCAACTGCAGTTACAACTATCAATGCCACATCAGTCAAGCCAACAGTTAGTGCAGCTATGGCCATTGAGAGTAAACCATCCATAGTTGCTGGCAATAACTCAGCTTTAACCAAACTCTTAGTTCCAGAGGTTAAACAGCCAACAACTAGTTCAGCAACTAGCATGACACAAAGTAAGTCAGCTGCCACCACTTCTGTTTCTAAACAGAGCAAATCTGTGGTCAGTTCTGAAGGTGCCACTGAGACTCTGTACACTCCCACCACTGTTTCTACTGCATGCCTGACGCCAGTCTGCACCAGCAGTATCCCAGAAACTGCACCAGTATCTTTAAATCAGTCTACCCAAACAACTTGTATGACAGTATGTCGTCCCCACCAGGTATCTAATGCCCAAGATCCTCTGCCCTGTAATAAACCTCAGTCACAGCCCACCACTTTACCCTTGGTGTCCACAACTGTGGCGCTCTCATTACCTGCAGCTAGTTTTTCTGCAGCCCACAGCTCTGTTACAGCCCCTACAACAAGCTCAGAGTTTAGGAAAAGGGGCACTACCAGTAGAGCCCCAACACAACAGACTATTGTGAATATTCCCCACCCATCACCCTGTCACCCTGTTGAAATCAAACCACCTCAGCCTCCTCGAAGAGATAGGGAGTCTCAGGTAGAGAGACACTCTACTGCAGCAGAGAAAGACCGCTTGGTGGCAGCAACTTCTGGCACTCCCTCTAGAAAGGACTTTGCCCTATCTCAACAGGTGTACACTAACCTTGACGATCAAACTATAGAGCAACCTTTGACagcaagcagacagacagattctCCCATGTCTTCAGGGGCTGGTGGAGGCAGAGGGTTCTCTGTGGCATCCATGCTTCCCCAGGGCCACACTATCAGTGCGTCATCTGGCTCCTTTGGAACATTTACATTCACATCTGAGCAGGCAGAAATGCTGGCCTTGGCCATGCTAGAACAGGACAGTCCAGGAAGGCGGAGTGGAAGCTGCTCTGGCAACACTGCTTCAACAAACCCCACAGCAGCCACATGGGAGCAACCAAAAGCCCCAATGGTGTCGAACAGTAAAGAAAGGGGTTCAACTGGACAGCAAGCAAAAGTGACTAAACCCACGGACACAGTAACAGTTAAACCCACTGTCCAGGTATCTGTCAGAGGACATGCTGAGGAGGTGCCCAATGGAAGCAGACATCCACAAAACATCTCATactctcagtctctctcccaTGTTCAGTCTCAGAGCTCATCCCAGAGCGGCACCGTGGCTAGCCTCAGCGTTAACAACCTGATCAGGCCCAGCTCCAGTCAGCAACCCTACCCTGGCTCTCCCAGTCTTGCTCTCCAACAGGGCTCAGTTCCCTCACCTGTAGGGAGCTCAGCCCACATATCCCAACCCCCAAACCACACCATCTCCCCTTGCTCAGGTGCAGCCCAACTGAATGAGTACACCCCCTTAAAGACTGCGTTAATGAGGGCTCAGACTGGAGTTGGTGTAGGTGAGCGACAAGTGAAGATCATCTCCAAACGGCAGGCCCAGGACGAGGTGATGCTAAACACTGGAAAACGGCCCAAGCCTTGCCCCCCTCCATCAGCTACCACTGTTAGCCATATGGACCTGAAAGCACCAGACCACAGCCAGATGATGGTGGGACAGCTGCCCTCCACACCCTCAGCTGTCATGATGGGGATTAATTCAGAAAATGGAGGCCACCTCTTCTCCACAAACTCTTTTATGAGCCCAGTAGTTCGGCCCACAGATGGccactgccctcctcaaggacCCCTTGAGCAGAACCAGCCAGGTGTACTTCATCTGCCCCAGGGTCATCCACAGCATGCTGCAACCCAGCCTGGCCAGCACCTGGGAGGAAACCCGTAcattaaacagcagcagcaagagCAACAGAGACACCATCTGTATCATTTGCAACACCACCTGACACAGCCTGACCCCGCACAGCACCACTCACTACACCAGAGGGcgcttcagcagcagcagcaacagcagcagcagcagcagcaacaacaacaacagcagcaacagcagcaacaacaacaacagcagcaacagcagcagcagcaacagcagcagcagcaacagcagcagcatgtgcAGAAGAAGCGAGGGCTTGTCAGAGGCAGTCAGACTGGGTCACCTGTTGGCCTGCAACAGAAGCAGCACCACCTGGAGAAGTCTGGAGTTCAGCAGCAGCACTcgcatcaacaacaacagacgcaGCATCAACCCcacacgcagcagcagcatcaacaGTCTCACCAACAATCACAGCAGCATCAACACCAACAGGCTCATCCCCAACAGCACCAACAGCAAACGCATCAACAGCAGCCACTGCCGCAGCAgcatcaacaacaccaacaacagcagcagcagcagttacagcagcagcagagctccCACTCCAGACACCAGCAGCATCTACAGCAGCAgatccaacagcagcagcagcagcagcagcactttaGACACCAGGAGAAGAGTTGTGAAGCCCTGGCAGTGGGATCCAGGGTCCACCACAGCGGCCACCTGGGCCAGCAGGATCACCTCAAG CCTGGTCAAGACCATAACGCTATGCAGAGGATGATGAGCACTAGGActctggagcagcagctcatCCCTCCTCCCAGCAATCCTGTGTCCCGGTCGTCGGACCTGGCCTGCGCTCCGTCACGACAGGAACGTCACCGTGTTTCCAGCTACTCTGCCGAGGCGCTCATCGGTAAAAGTTCCACCAGTGGTGAACAGCAACAGCGCATGGGTCTCCACCTTCAGCCTGGCCGCGGTGCCACACAGGAGCAGCCAGACCTCCGCGGTTATCTGGACACATCGCGAGGGAAGGCCGGCATTGCACACAACCCACAGAATCGCTTGCCCGCTGACCATCCAGGATCTGCTGATGTTCAGCGGGTGTCAGAGTGTCCGCCATTCAAAACCATGGGAGGAGTGCATCAACTCGGTGGCTTTGAGGCTCAGGTGTCTCGTGGGAGCGACATGGTCGCCAAGTCAGTGCCGTCCTCCCAGAGGGGCCCTCAGGGGCAGCAACAAGGCGGGTTTAGGATGGGTGTTGGCCCTCCACCAGATGGCCGTAACCGCTACAGTGCAGCTCATCCCGGCTCACAGGGAGTACAAGTTGGCCTCCCCCGGGAGCAGGAAGGTTGTCACCAGAGTTTCATGCAAAGCCTTCTTTCACCCCACCTGCCTGAGCAGAGCAACCACCAGCGAGCAGTGCAGTGCTGTCCCCCGGTCAGCATGGAGTACAGCTGTCTGCCTGGAAGCTCCTCAGGAGACCTACAGGCCAAGGCCTCCAGCCCCAGTGGGCCCCAGACACAGAAGGCCCCATCTATGCGGCTTGGAGAGGGCAACAAGGGCCATATTTCTCAGGTCAGCAGTAATATGCATGGAGGCCCAGGTGTACGTACAGGTCTCCCCCACCCTCTAACCCCACACAGCAGCTCTGAGCCAGGCCGCTCCTCTGCCCCCTCCAGACCACCCACTGCTGTGAACCAGCACTCTCGCCACCTTGGCCGAGATACTCAGCCCACCaagctgagacctggtgaccggCCTCGATCAGGTACTCTGAGACAGAGCAACCCCTTTGAGCCTGAGGGCCACCTGCCTCTGCCGTCAGGCGGAGGGGTGCTGCTGAGCAGACCACAGTCTGGGGGAGAGGCACGACGCAGCACTATCGTTCGCTTTATGGCAGATACTGCTCAGGTTCCTAGCGACAACAACCTGGTTCCTGACCAACACTTAACACAAAACTTTGGTTTCCCCTTTATTCCAGAAGGAGGGATGAATCCTCCCCCTCCCATCAATGCTAACTCCACATTCATCCCTCCAGTCAGCCAGCCCAATGCCTCCCGTACGCCGTCCCTTCTGCCTGTGGAGCCCCAAAACACTTTACCCTCCTTCTACCCTTCTTATTCTCCAGCTGCTCACCCCAGCCTTCCCAGCGATGTCACCCTCCAGTACTTTCCCAACCAAATGTTTACCAGCCCAAATGCCGACAAGGGCAGCGCTCCCCCACTTAATAACCGCTTCGGCTCTATCCTTTCCCCACCTCGCCCAGTGGGGTTTGGCCAGGCCAGCTTCCCCTTGCTTCCAGATATGCCCCCTATGCCCATTGCCAACTCATCTGGAATCACTCCCCACATATCCAACTTCAGCCTCACCTCCCTGTTCCCCGAGATCGCCACCGGCATGCCCACTGATGCGTCGGCCATGCCAATGTCTCCCCTGCTGTCTCTCTCCAACACCTCGGCTTCTGACACTGGCAAGCAGCCCAACCGTCCCGCCCACAACATCAGCCACATTCTGGGCCATGACGGCAGCTCAGCCGTGTGA